Sequence from the bacterium genome:
CCCTCTGATATTATCGTCGCAGAGGCGATACTCAAGGAGTGGCGATGAATTTCAGGATCGGCATGGGATTCGACATTCATAAACTCGTCTCCGGAAGGCCCCTCATCCTTGGCGGGATAAATGTCCCGTTTGAGAAGGGCATGCTCGGCCATTCCGACGGCGATGCGCTGCTCCACGCGATAGCGGATGCCATGTTGGGCGCCGCGGCGCTGGGCGACATAGGCCAACACTTCCCCGACACTGACCTGAGATACAAGGGCGCTGACAGCGCAAAGTTGCTCTCGCTTGTTTCAGCACTTGTCAAAGAAAAGGGATTCTCGCCGGTCAACGTGGATGCCAACATCATAGCCGAAAAACCGAAGATGATGCCGCACATCGCGAAGATGAGGGAGCGAATCTCCGGTATACTGAACCTTCCGATCGATTCAGTGAGCGTCAAGGCGCGCACGAACGAGGGTCTCGATGCAATAGGGAAGGGCGATGCTATAGCAGTTCAGGCAATAGTACTTGTAACATGTTGAGGCGGGTGGCGTCGGGATTGAAATAAAAAGGAATCTAATATGGCTTTGGTAGTCTACAACACGATGACGCAAAAGAAAGAGGAGTTCGTGCCGCTCAAGGCTCCGAAGGTTGGCATGTACGTGTGCGGGATCACGGCATACGACACATGCCACCTGGGACATGCGCGCGCCGCCGTGGTCTTCGACATGATCTATCGGCATCTCAAGCACCGCGGCTTCGACGTGACGTACGTGCGCAACTACACGGACGTGGACGACAAGATCATCAATCGTGCAAACAAGGAAGGGCGCTCCTGCGAGGATATCACGCGCCAGTACATAGGCGAGTACGAGGAGGACATGGCCTCCCTCGGCGTGCTCAAACCGGACATCATGCCCAGGGCCACGGGTCACATTCCGGAAATGATCGCCACGATCGAGAAGCTGATCAGCCGCGGCATCGCTTACGAGATCGATGGCGATGTCTACTTCTCGGTGCGGAAGTTTCCGGGCTACGGCAAGCTCTCGAAAAAGAATATCGAGGAGCTGGAGAGCGGCGCGCGCGTGGAGGTGGACGAGCGCAAGAAGGACCCGCTCGATTTCGCGCTCTGGAAATCGGCCAAGCCGGGCGAGCCGAAGTGGCCCTCCCCTTGGGGCGAGGGCAGACCGGGTTGGCACATCGAGTGCTCGGCCATGAGCTCCAAGTACCTGGGCCAGCCCTTCGACATCCACGGCGGCGGCCGCGACCTCATCTTTCCGCATCACGAGAACGAGATCGCGCAGGCCGAGGGCGCGTGCGGATGCGAATTCGTGCGCTATTGGCTGCACAATGGGTTCATAAACATCAACGCTGAGAAGATGTCGAAGTCGCTGGGCAACATCACCGCGATTCGCGAGGTGATAAAGCACCACGATTCCGAGGCGGTGAGGCTCTTCATCCTCTCGTCTCACTACCGTTCGCCGCTGGACTACACGGAGAAGGCGCTCGCCGAGGCCGGGTCTTCGCTCGACCGCTTCTACGAGACCGCGGAGAGGCTCCATGCGATACATCCCGGCAAGTCCGTGTCCGACGATCCCGGCGATTCGAAAGAGGCGAAGGAACTCCGAGAATTCTTCACCCGGTTCGACGCGCGCTTTGACGAGGCCATGGACGACGACTTCAACACCGCCCGGGCAACGGGGCTCGTATTCGAGGCGGTGAGACTCGTGAACAAGTTCTTGGACAATCAGGAATGCCCTACGTCTTTTACCGGATGGACGGTGCTTCAGTTCTCGCACATGCAGCAGATCGCAGGCGCGGTGCTCGGCGTATTCGGCTCAGACCCGGCCGCGTATCGCCAGCGCACCCACGCCAGGGCCCAGGCAAAATCGGGCGTGGACACCTCCGAGGTCGAGCGCCTCATCGCCGAGCGCAAGGCCGCGCGCGCTTCAAAGGATTTCAAACGTGCCGACGCCATTCGCGACGAGCTTGCGAAGCTCGGCGTGGAATTCAAAGACAAACCCGACGGCACGACGGAATGGAAGCTGCGCTGAGATGTCTCAATTCAAACTCGTCACAGAATTCACTCCCAAGGGCGATCAGCCGAGGGCCATAGAACAGCTCACCGAGGGCGTGCTCGCGGGAAAGAAGCATCAGACCCTGCTAGGCGTCACGGGCAGCGGAAAGACGTTCAGCGTGGCTCATCTCATCGCGAACGTGGGGAAACCCACGCTGGTCATGGCGCCGAACAAGACGCTGGCCGCCCAGCTCTTCTCCGAATTCAAGGAACTCTTCCCCGAGAACGCGGTCGAGTACTTTGTCAGCTACTACGACTACTACCAGCCCGAGGCGTATCTCCCTGCCCAGGACCTCTACATAGAGAAGGACTCGGACATAAACGAACGCATAGACAAACTGCGTCACTCGGCAACGCACTCGCTGCTCACGCGTCGCGACGTGATAATCGTGGCCTCTGTCTCGTGCATCTACGGTCTGGGCAGCCCAGAGGCCTACCAAAGCATGATGGTGAAGACGGCCAAGGGCGAGACGATCGACCGCCAGCGCCTGCTTCGGCGCCTGGTCGACATCCAGTACCAGCGCAACGACATCGACTTTCATCGCGGCACCTTCCGCGTGCGCGGGGACACTGTCGAGGTGATTCCTGCATACGAAGACGCCAAGGCCGTGCGGTTCGAGTTCTTCGGCGACGAGCTCTCACGCATCATGGAGATAGACGCGCTCACCGGAAAGCCGATACAGGAGCTCTCCGACGTCACCATCTTCCCGGGCAGCCACTACGTGACACCGGAAGAGAAAATGAAACAGGCGATGGGTGCGATCCGAGACGAGCTGCGCGATCGGATCCAGCATTACGATAAGGGGAACAAGATCCTCGAGCGCGCGCGCATAGAGCAGCGCACGATCTACGACTTGGAGATGATGGAGGAGATGGGTTTCTGTAAGGGGATTGAGAACTACTCAAGACACCTCACGGGCCGCGCGCCTGGCGAGGCGCCGCCAACGCTCATGGAGTATTTCCCATCGGACTTCCTGCTCGTGATCGACGAGAGCCACATCACCGTGCCGCAGATCGGCGGCATGAGCCGTGGCGACCGGGCGCGCAAGGAGACGCTGGTGGACTACGGCTTCAGGTTGCCGTCCGCCCTGGACAACAGGCCGCTCAAATTCGAGGAGTTCGAGAGGCTCACGAACCAAGTGATATACGTATCGGCTACGCCCGCGGAATACGAGCTCAAGAAATCCGGCGATACGTTCGTGGAGCAGATCGTGAGGCCCACGGGGCTCATCGACCCGGAGCCGGAGGTGAGACCGATCGCAGGCCAGGTGGACGATCTGCTCTCCGAGATCAAAAAGCGCGTGGATGCAAACGAGAGGGTTCTCGTCACGACTCTCACCAAGCGCATGGCAGAGGAGCTCACCGATTATTTCAGGGGAAAGGGCGTGCGCGTGCGCTACCTGCACGCTGACATCGAGTCGTTCGAGAGGATGGAGATACTCAGGTCGCTTCGGCTAGGCGAGTTCGACGTGCTGGTGGGCATCAACCTCCTGCGCGAGGGGCTGGACCTTCCAGAGGTCTCGCTGGTCGCGATACTGGACGCGGACCGCGAGGGCTTCCTGCGCTCGACGCGCTCGCTCATCCAGACCTTTGGCCGCGCCTCGCGCAACGTTAATGGCAGGGTGATCCTATACGCGGACGTGATGACCGATTCGATGAAGCGCGCCATCGACGAGACCCTCCGCCGCCGCAGGGTCCAGGAGGCCTACAACAAGAAGCACGGCATCACGCCCGAGACCATCAAGAAGAAGATCAGTGACGTGCTGCACTCCATCTACGAGCAGGACTACGTGCAGGTCCCGGCAGGCGGCGAGGACTTCGTGCCTCAGGACGAGATACCGAAGCTCATAAAGAAACTGCGCAGCCAGATGCTGGAGCACGCAAAACGCATGGAGTTCGAGGAGGCCGCGAAGCTGCGCGACCGGATCTCCGAACTCGAGAACCGCCGCGTCGGCCTCTGATTGCCACGAAATCCTTCTATTCCCCCTGAAATTATGATATTCTTCCCCAAATTTTGAAGGGGGAAGATCATGAGGCATACCCGCGCGTTCATTCCTTTCATCATTACGGCCATAGTACTCATATCCGCCTGCGGCGGAGGAAGCGGGCTCGACCTGACCAAGCCGTTCCTGGATATCGGCGACATCACATCCATAGTCGTCGACCAATTCTACATCAACGGCGGCATGGAGGACGAGTACGGCGGGCAGGGCGAGTTCTCGGTATACATGAGGGATTCTGCGACCGGCAAGGACGTGGCTTGCACCACTCAGGAAGACGGGATGAAAGCGCTCGCCTCGTCGGGGGTCTATTACGGCGAGCTTTCGGTTCCGTTCAAAGAGATCGAAGGGGTCTCGATCGATTCCGTCGCCCGCTTCAAGCTCGTGTTCGTGGAAAAAGACGGGGGCGAATGCCCTGAGCCCATCGGCATCGAGGACGACATAGCTGGGGAGTCGGCCGAGCTCACGACAGATGACTTGCTGGCGAATCTTATCTGGGCCACGAACGGCCGCGCCGCCGCAGTGCTCAGGGACCCGGGCAAGGAGCCGCTCGCGGTCCTCTCCATGGCCCCTGCCCTGAACGAGGGACTCTTCATCGACAAGCTCTTCTTCGAGCACGACGCGCCCGAAGGGAGCGCTCCGCGTTTCTACATCAGCGCCGATGTCGGCGACGACCTGTGCCAGATCGGCGACGAATTCATGGACTCTATTCGCACAGGGGATGTGCTCTATGCGGCGCTGGGTTTTTCGATCCCGTGCCTCGATGCTGCCGACCGCTCTTTCACCGACATGGAGATGAGCCTTTCGCTCTTTGTCCAGGAGGACTCGGGACCTGAGCTCATGGGCGAGATCGAGCCTGCGAGGATCTCCGACCTGATCGGCGAGCGCGCTGACTTCACAAACGGCAAGGGCTACGTCTCGTTTCAGAGCATGAGCCCGGTGTATTTCGGCGCGCCGGTGGTGAGGCTTGCCGACCTTGCGGCTACGCAGATTACGAAAGTCTCCCACTCAGCCGCGCCTCAGACCGCCGGCGTTGTCGAAGTCTTTGCTGTCGATCCTGTGAGCGGCAAGTATCTGGCCTGCGCCGGAGCCGGCCAGGGACTGGCTGCCATCGAGCAGGCGGGCGCGTACGAGGGGCTTGCGGCGACACTTTCATCGGCCGGCTGGGAGCGCGAAATCTTCGGTTATGGTTCCGTGTACTTTGCGCTCATCGAACGTTCGGATGCTCTCTCGTGCCCGACGCTTCCCGGCGAGGGGATGCCGGTGTTGGCCAGGACAACGGCGCTTTCACCCGCGGAGCTTGCGACGGGTGCTGTGAATTTCGAGGAAAACGGCGGCAGCATCGAGTTCGCACAAGCCGCTGATAATTAAAGAAAAAATAGGGCTCAACTCTTATTTTTCAAAAACCACTCTACAGTAGTTTTTATTCCTACTGGAAGCTCAATTACTGGCCTCCAGCCAAATTCTGTTTGAAAACGCCGACATGAGATAGAATTTCGTTCCAAATCCCTGTTTCTGACAGGGCCGTGATGTTCCTGGCAATGACTTCCTGTCAGTTCGCGCAACATGTTGAAGACTTTATTGATATCCGTTTCCACGCCCGTTCCTACGTTATAGATGCCTTGGGCAACGTCCTTCAGGGCCGTTCGATTGGCTTCGACTACATCACTCACATGAATAAAATCGCGAGTCTGATCACCAGACCCATCAATTACAGGCTGTCTGTTTGCCAGCATTTTCTCGAGGAAGGCTGCAACTACCCCGGCTTCGCCGCAACCGTTTTGACGTGGACCATAGACATTTGCGTATCGCAGTGCGACCCAATTGATATCGTAAGTGCGTCCGTAATAACGAAGAAGTTGTTCGATCATGAGCTTTCCCAGCCCGTAAGGGGACGCAGGATCGGTTGGATGAGATTCATCTGTCGGGAGTTTATCCGTGTTTGCGTAGACGGCGGCCGATGATGCAAAGATGACCTTCCTGAGACCATGTCTCCTCCCGGCTTCCATCAGGTTCAAAAAACCGTTGATAGTGACCACGAGTTCCCCCGCTGGATCTTCCAATGAGTTGGCGACATTGATCCGGGCAGCATGGTGGCTCATTATCTCCGGTCGTTCCTTTTCAAATACCGTGAGGATGTCTTCATCATTTACACTCATCTCGTAAAAGCGGACTTTAGAATTGATGTTTTTTGTGGAGCCTCTGGATAGGTCATCCAAGACGACTACGTTGTGCCCATCGTTTATATAAGCGTCTGCAATATGGGAACCTATGAATCCAGCGCCGCCTGTAATCAGTATTTTCATCGGTGCCCTCTTTTCGGTACTTCATATGCCAAGTGCTTCAATCCAGCTAACGCCGCCGTATTGTATCAGTATGTAATACAAATCTCCTCGCCGCTGCACAAGAAAGATACTTTTTTTAGGATGTCTGCCCATTCCCCTGGTGAATTTCGGATCGAATCTTGTAATTCAAGGCTGTTCCCAGGTATTTCGAGCCTAGTGCTTATCCAGATATTTTCATCCCAGTCGTTGACCACTTGTGCAACAGTGCCTCGCGGATTGGAATAATCGCGAATCACAAGTTTAGGCAATTGGAGCGACAAGAGACTGTAGATGAGTTTTCCGGATAACCTTGCCCCAAGCATTGACGAAGCATCGGCAACTCTTAATTTCATCCCGTGTTTTTTCCAAGGCTGTGCACACATACATTTTACTTCTGCTTCACTCCGCTCATTTTTCGTAACGCAAAAATTATCTTTTGTTCTGCGTAACCCGTGATAAAGAGTCTTGTCTGTTTGATGGCTGCAGATTGGACATGGAAATTTCATCAAAAGAGCGTTAAGCGGCATTGAATCAATAATGTCGGCAATCTTGAGTGTTCGTGAGTATTCATTCTCCATTACTGATATTTTTAGTTTTGCTGTTCCTGTGCCAATGTATGGGCTGATAAGCTTCCACATTTCTTGAATGCATTTGGTTCTGATCTCTGTCGCCTTCTGTACGTCATGACCAATTGGGAGGAATTTTGGATCAACATTGTCGATCGAAGGGATGCCAGCATAAAAATCAATCCAGGTTTGGTTCGCTCTCTGGCTTAATCCCCATATTTTTCCGTATTCCTCATAAGTGCCGCTTGATCCAAGAAACGTTCTTATTAAAACCGATGGGGCCACATTGAACATAGCAACAAGTGTCAGTATGACTTCAGCCGGCCTGAAATTAGGACAAGGGGAACAACCATCGGCAACAAGTAGCTCTCCTGTTAACGGAAGATCCCTTGTATTTATTTTCTCTCCCCATTTCTGCAGGTAGGCCATATTCCCTTCGATATAACCGCCTTCATTTGCAGGAGTTTTTTGCAGGATAACCATCTCCATCTCAGGCTAATTTCAATCGAGGCTGGTAGTCAATGGTTATCTACGTGCCAGGTATGCGATGTATTTCCGTTGACTGAAAATCCATACTCTGAAAGATATATTTGCATGGAGCCGGTCGAAATCCTTGGGGTGCTTTCTTCGCTCACGCCGGATGCATATTTTCAATCATCCATGAGCGGCCAGCTGCCTCGTTACGCCTTTTTTCATAAGGCGCTATGCGGGTTCAAGCGGGAGATTGCATCGACCTCGGCGAGCAGCGAGGAGGAGTACGGTGCAAAGGTTCGCAAGCGTCGAAAGAAGATGAAGCGTCTCAAGGAGCTTCTGCGCGATCGCGGCCGTCGTTTGGCCCGTATGACGGCGCTCGATCTTGGCGCTGGTTTTGGAATTGAGGCTCTCCTTTGGCGCGGCATGGGCGGCGGCTCGGTCATTGCACTCGATCGCCAACCGTGTGCTCTCGATCCAAATTGCCGCGACCAGATGCGGCAATGGATGGCGGCGGTTCATGCTTCCATTGAGGAACCCTTTGATCCTGCGCAGGATGTCAGAGCTGTTTTTCGCCAGAAGGGTGTCGAGTGGCTCGTTGCGGATGCGGCAAGCGTGCCAGTTGACGATGAGAGCTTGGACCTTGTTTTCTCGATCTCCAGTCTTGAGCACATTGGCGACATTGAGCGTGCCATCAGTGAGGTGCATCGCCTTCTCAAGCCAGGCGGTATCTTTTATGCAGAGTGGTCAAATTTTTATTCGCTGGTCGGGGCGCACTCCCCAGGCATCGTCGATATCCCTTGGGGGCATGTACTGCTTACGCCGGACGAACTCCGAACTTTGTCGTGCGAGCTAAATAGCGTGTCGGAAGATGAATTTGACGCGCTCGTTGGCGGCCTCAACAGGTGGCATTTGCGGCGGTGGCGCGAGACGTTCGACGATTCGTTATGGAAGGTCCACGAGTGGAAGCACCTTGCTGACGAAGGCGTCGAACCTCTTATTCCATTATGGCTTATCGATCGCCTTCCTCGTGAGCTGACAATCGTCGATTTGGTGACAGATGACATTAGGGCGCTATTGGAGAAACGCTAGGATTATCATGATTACTGCTGCTGACATCAGAAAATTGCAACTCGACCTCACGTCGTACTGCACGCTCAGCTGCCCGTATTGTTCGCGCACGAAGGTCTTCACCAGGCGAGGGCGCGACGGGTTGCCGCCAGGTCATCTGCCGCTTGCGCTGATCCGTAAACGATTCGAGCCTCTCCTCGCCAACCTGCTTCACGTAAATTTTTGCGGTACATTCGGGGAGCCGACTATGCATCCCGAGTTTCTGGACATCGTGTCCTTCTTCAGGGAGCGCTCGCGGGCCAGGATATCCATCGACACTAATGGCGTGACTCACGAAGCGGAATGGTGGCGCAGCCTGTCGTTTCCTCGCTTGCATGTGCGCTTTGCCATCGACGGAGCGACGCCGGAGAGTTATGTCCGCTATAGGATGGGCGCCGATTTTCAGCGCACGATGTCAAATCTTGAAGCCTTTGTAGTGGGGGGAGGGAAGGCCGAGTGGCAGTTCATCGTCTTCGAGCACAACGAAGGAGAGATCGATCAGGCGAGGGCGATGGCGCGCCGGATCGGCTGTGACATCGACTTCCGACGCTCGCGGGCGTACGGCGAGACACTAGCGCCGCCGGCCGAATTCGACGGTCCTATCCAAAGGTGTGAACGATGTAAATTCGTCGATGGGCGGGAGCTCTATGTCGCCTATGACGGCATTGTCGAATTTTGTTGCAGGTTGCAACCGCGCTGGATGGACTCGGACGATCCGCCCGATTTCGTCAGACGCTACCTTTATCGACTCGATGATCTGAGCCTTCATAGACATTCTGTAGAGGAGATCCTGGCGTCAGAGTACTTCCAATTTATGATCGAGCATTATCAGGAGGTTTGCCATAAATATTACCCTTCAGTGACGAGCGTTTCAGCAAAAGGAGATTGAGCAAACCAGGAAGGTTGCCATGGATGATACGTTTGTCGGTCGGCTCAAGTGCGGCGGAAGTATAAAAATCTTCGTGGTGAAGGTGGAGATCCTTAGGCGATGCAATCTGCGCTGCCGAAAATGTTTTTCCTGGCGCTCGACTGAGCAGGAGGATATGCCGCGTGAACGCCTCTTGCGGATCATCGATGAGTGTAGTAAGCACGGTTGTCATGTCTTGAATCTTATCGGGGGAGAGCCAACGCTCTACGACGCCCTGCCGGAGATCGTCGCCTATGCAGGCGAACGTGACATAAAGTGCGGCATCACCTCCAACGGACAGCTCATCGACGAAGCCTATGCCATGCGTCTGCACAAGGCCAAGCTGAAATCCATTTGGATATCCCTTGATTCGCATCAGGAAGAGCTCCACGATTATATCGTGGGCGCTCCCGGAGCATGGCGGCGGTCGGTTGATGCGATCCGGATACTTTTGCAACATATACGCTACGTTGGCGTAAATTCGGTTCTTGCTTCATTCAATTACCGGGACATCATCGATCTCCTGCGCTTTGTGCATGGTCTCGGTGTTCGCCATCTCAGCTTCATGCCCTATGAGGATACTGGGGATCGGAAAAATAATTCGCTCTTCCGTCTCCAGCCACAGCACATAGACGAGCTAAATAGCACCCTGATTCCACGGAGTCTCGAAGTTTCTAAAGAGCTGGCTGTGGAGACAAACCTCTCGCGTATATTCAGATTCGGGGGAGGCGGTGCGGGCATTATGTCGCGAACGAACGATTTGCAGCTGCGCACGCCCTGCTTTCTGCCGTTTTATCGTGTCGAGATCGATCGGAAGGGGAACGCCTTTCCTTGTTGCGAGATGATCGAGGAAAAATTCCGCATGGGCAATATCCTCGAGAGCGGCCTCGATGCCATAATCGCGTGCAAGAAGTATTGTAAATTCAGGCGTGGCCTCATTCCTCCATTGAAACACCCGCGATGCCGCAGCTGTTGGATTACGATCGACGACAATCTGGAGATCATGCAGGAGTTGGCTGGATATGATGCTGGCTCGCTTCTGAGGCGCATGTTGGACCGTACGGAATGTGCGGGGGCGGGAACGGGCATCGTCGAGAAGGGATAATCATTGCAGTTGCTCACCGCCAGCTTCGATCAGCATCTCGCGTGCCCATTTCATATACAGATCGCCGTACTTGATTGAATCTATTTTTCGGAGGA
This genomic interval carries:
- the ispF gene encoding 2-C-methyl-D-erythritol 2,4-cyclodiphosphate synthase, whose translation is MNFRIGMGFDIHKLVSGRPLILGGINVPFEKGMLGHSDGDALLHAIADAMLGAAALGDIGQHFPDTDLRYKGADSAKLLSLVSALVKEKGFSPVNVDANIIAEKPKMMPHIAKMRERISGILNLPIDSVSVKARTNEGLDAIGKGDAIAVQAIVLVTC
- a CDS encoding radical SAM protein, whose protein sequence is MITAADIRKLQLDLTSYCTLSCPYCSRTKVFTRRGRDGLPPGHLPLALIRKRFEPLLANLLHVNFCGTFGEPTMHPEFLDIVSFFRERSRARISIDTNGVTHEAEWWRSLSFPRLHVRFAIDGATPESYVRYRMGADFQRTMSNLEAFVVGGGKAEWQFIVFEHNEGEIDQARAMARRIGCDIDFRRSRAYGETLAPPAEFDGPIQRCERCKFVDGRELYVAYDGIVEFCCRLQPRWMDSDDPPDFVRRYLYRLDDLSLHRHSVEEILASEYFQFMIEHYQEVCHKYYPSVTSVSAKGD
- the uvrB gene encoding excinuclease ABC subunit UvrB, which encodes MSQFKLVTEFTPKGDQPRAIEQLTEGVLAGKKHQTLLGVTGSGKTFSVAHLIANVGKPTLVMAPNKTLAAQLFSEFKELFPENAVEYFVSYYDYYQPEAYLPAQDLYIEKDSDINERIDKLRHSATHSLLTRRDVIIVASVSCIYGLGSPEAYQSMMVKTAKGETIDRQRLLRRLVDIQYQRNDIDFHRGTFRVRGDTVEVIPAYEDAKAVRFEFFGDELSRIMEIDALTGKPIQELSDVTIFPGSHYVTPEEKMKQAMGAIRDELRDRIQHYDKGNKILERARIEQRTIYDLEMMEEMGFCKGIENYSRHLTGRAPGEAPPTLMEYFPSDFLLVIDESHITVPQIGGMSRGDRARKETLVDYGFRLPSALDNRPLKFEEFERLTNQVIYVSATPAEYELKKSGDTFVEQIVRPTGLIDPEPEVRPIAGQVDDLLSEIKKRVDANERVLVTTLTKRMAEELTDYFRGKGVRVRYLHADIESFERMEILRSLRLGEFDVLVGINLLREGLDLPEVSLVAILDADREGFLRSTRSLIQTFGRASRNVNGRVILYADVMTDSMKRAIDETLRRRRVQEAYNKKHGITPETIKKKISDVLHSIYEQDYVQVPAGGEDFVPQDEIPKLIKKLRSQMLEHAKRMEFEEAAKLRDRISELENRRVGL
- a CDS encoding NAD-dependent epimerase/dehydratase family protein, with protein sequence MKILITGGAGFIGSHIADAYINDGHNVVVLDDLSRGSTKNINSKVRFYEMSVNDEDILTVFEKERPEIMSHHAARINVANSLEDPAGELVVTINGFLNLMEAGRRHGLRKVIFASSAAVYANTDKLPTDESHPTDPASPYGLGKLMIEQLLRYYGRTYDINWVALRYANVYGPRQNGCGEAGVVAAFLEKMLANRQPVIDGSGDQTRDFIHVSDVVEANRTALKDVAQGIYNVGTGVETDINKVFNMLRELTGSHCQEHHGPVRNRDLERNSISCRRFQTEFGWRPVIELPVGIKTTVEWFLKNKS
- a CDS encoding class I SAM-dependent methyltransferase, whose translation is MEPVEILGVLSSLTPDAYFQSSMSGQLPRYAFFHKALCGFKREIASTSASSEEEYGAKVRKRRKKMKRLKELLRDRGRRLARMTALDLGAGFGIEALLWRGMGGGSVIALDRQPCALDPNCRDQMRQWMAAVHASIEEPFDPAQDVRAVFRQKGVEWLVADAASVPVDDESLDLVFSISSLEHIGDIERAISEVHRLLKPGGIFYAEWSNFYSLVGAHSPGIVDIPWGHVLLTPDELRTLSCELNSVSEDEFDALVGGLNRWHLRRWRETFDDSLWKVHEWKHLADEGVEPLIPLWLIDRLPRELTIVDLVTDDIRALLEKR
- the cysS gene encoding cysteine--tRNA ligase is translated as MALVVYNTMTQKKEEFVPLKAPKVGMYVCGITAYDTCHLGHARAAVVFDMIYRHLKHRGFDVTYVRNYTDVDDKIINRANKEGRSCEDITRQYIGEYEEDMASLGVLKPDIMPRATGHIPEMIATIEKLISRGIAYEIDGDVYFSVRKFPGYGKLSKKNIEELESGARVEVDERKKDPLDFALWKSAKPGEPKWPSPWGEGRPGWHIECSAMSSKYLGQPFDIHGGGRDLIFPHHENEIAQAEGACGCEFVRYWLHNGFININAEKMSKSLGNITAIREVIKHHDSEAVRLFILSSHYRSPLDYTEKALAEAGSSLDRFYETAERLHAIHPGKSVSDDPGDSKEAKELREFFTRFDARFDEAMDDDFNTARATGLVFEAVRLVNKFLDNQECPTSFTGWTVLQFSHMQQIAGAVLGVFGSDPAAYRQRTHARAQAKSGVDTSEVERLIAERKAARASKDFKRADAIRDELAKLGVEFKDKPDGTTEWKLR
- a CDS encoding radical SAM protein, producing MDDTFVGRLKCGGSIKIFVVKVEILRRCNLRCRKCFSWRSTEQEDMPRERLLRIIDECSKHGCHVLNLIGGEPTLYDALPEIVAYAGERDIKCGITSNGQLIDEAYAMRLHKAKLKSIWISLDSHQEELHDYIVGAPGAWRRSVDAIRILLQHIRYVGVNSVLASFNYRDIIDLLRFVHGLGVRHLSFMPYEDTGDRKNNSLFRLQPQHIDELNSTLIPRSLEVSKELAVETNLSRIFRFGGGGAGIMSRTNDLQLRTPCFLPFYRVEIDRKGNAFPCCEMIEEKFRMGNILESGLDAIIACKKYCKFRRGLIPPLKHPRCRSCWITIDDNLEIMQELAGYDAGSLLRRMLDRTECAGAGTGIVEKG